Genomic window (Lutra lutra chromosome 6, mLutLut1.2, whole genome shotgun sequence):
ccctcctcctggTTCTCTTTGGGTGTATCTATATCCAGTTGTACATGGTGGTGAAGTCATAGAGTAGATATTCTTttgtaaaaagatatttaaattaattttatttagcaCCTTGAGGATCTCCTTAGTTTAGGAATTCGAGGTCACGTTAAggttttctttatgtatattcATATTACTAAGTAGAAAAACACTTATCCTGTCACTTTACACTCACTCAACGTTTTCCTTTAATTCTcagaacttgatttttaaaaaattttttgggtaagctttaagtaatctctacacccagcatggggctcgaattcatgaccctgagatcaggagtcccatACTCGACCAACtcggccagccaggtgccctcctcAGAACAACTTATTAAATAGCTGTGTTAATCTGGACAGTACAGATGAGGAGTCTGAGGTCAGAGTTACCCACGGTCACCAAGCTAATAGGGACAAAGCTAAAATTCATCAGCAGGTTTTGTCTCATTCCTGAGCCCTGGAGGTATATTTGCTCAATAGCACTTTCCCATTAGCCCTTTGCACACCACCTCTAAAACATCCTCTACATGTAATCAACACCGTCCAGCTTTTCCTTATACACTCTCACTTCCCTTTGTCCTGGTGGCTGTCTTTTTTCTCAGTCAAGGAGAGTGTCTGGAGGAAATCAACACAACCAACATTTGCTACAGATCTATAAATGGGCCAGTTTCCATAAAAGAGGGTCTAGAGCAGTGGTACTCAAAGTGCGCTTCCTAGACAGGAAGCATCAGGAtcccctgggaacttgttagaaatacagattctggGGCTTGCTCCAGACCTGCTGCATCAGAAACTCGGGGCGGGGGCAGTATTCTGCTTCACCAGGCCTTACAGCAGATTTTGGGGCTCTGTCTAAGAACCGTACTGCACTATACACATGATCTTCCTTAATACTTTTAACTTCTCTGGGAACTAAGTGTTATTTATTATTCCCATCATAgcagatgggtaaactgagggtCAGCACACACTAAGGCCAATATCACATAGTTAGTGAATAATGGGAGCCAGGACTTCAACTATTTTTGCCTGACTCCCAAGTCTTTTCCTAAGTATCATGTGGACTCACTCAAAGGCAGATGGAAGGAGATGCTGTTGTAATGGTTCAGAGTGCTAGTGTAGAGATACTGATGTTACAGAGACAATTTTGACATCAATTATACATCTATTAGGGCTTTGACATGCAAAATAAGTTATGGTGTTGCTTAAAGAGTCATTGAAATGCACTATTatgtttttgcttaaaaaaaggCAACTATGGCTTCTAGAAAATACTTGTCTTATACAATCAGTAGACAGTGATGGCAGGTTGAAAGAATGTTGGACAAATGGTCTTGCCAGTTCTGAAATCGTAGCTACATTAATCCTTTCCGCCAGAATTCAAGCCATGTTAAGCTCAATGAATATTTACCAATCATCATaatggtatttatatttaattatatcttcatatatacatatatatatatatatatatctttatatatatatatatatcttcttcttGCATAATGTTGTTCTAGAGATTAGGAATTAAAAGCTAATTAAAGAGCAGTGTTTCCGGACTATCTCCTTCACAGGGGTGGGGGCAAATAATGTTTGGGCACAGATTCTCCAGTAAAGATGTTCCAAACATTACAGCACAACCAATGGCTTCCAGCAACATAAATGAGCCCTCAAACTCCTACGGCTTCAGCAGATCTTAATTATGCAACTAGTAGGCAACCTGCCGAAGGTTTCTCTACCAGGAGCTCACCATTTTATGATATAAATTCATCAGTCGGGGTACTGGAGAGCCATGATGAAGTGTAACTATAAATCTTCCCCAAATTCCTGGCCCGAGAAGAGCCTCAAGCCCTTTTGTAATGGAAGAAAAACAGGCCCAAAGGCCCAAACCActgatacaatattttaaaaatcacgtCCAAACTCATTATGTGTATTTTGTATTATCTGGCTATACAAAAGtggtatcattttatttttttatttaattttttaaaagattttatttatttatttgacagagatcacaagtaggtagagaggcaggcagagagagagaggaggaagcaggctccctgctgagcagagagcccgatgcatgtctcgatcccaggaccctgagatcatgacctgagccgaaggcagaggcttaacccactgagccacccaggtgcccctttatttaatttttttgagagagagaaagagcatgcattcatggtggggaggagtggggtgcacagaaggagaggaagagaatcttaagcagactctatgcccagcctgacacggggctcaaactcatgaccctaagatcatgacctgagccaaaaccaagagctggatgcttagccacccaggtgcccccaaagtgatatcattttaaaattctgttaaatGGATAAGAACCCATGGAAGTTTCTGTGGGTTGTCCtctggccacacacacacacacacacacacacacacacactcagcttTCTGGTAGACCTGACTGTTCTGACATTCATGAAGATAGGACTACTTATACCAGGCCATCAATGTTTCTAATTCTCAGTCATTGGTACAATCAACATGACTGAATGGCATCCTTTGGGGTTCTAGAAACTAACTTCTAAATTTAGGCTTATGTACAGAGCACACAATGCATACTTTGAAAAGGACTGGGACTGATCCAGCCCTTCCCAGGTTTAAAGGTCTGGTAACCTTTCCGTAGAGAACACATACCTCCTCAATGGCTCACTGTTTACGTTTGCCGGGAGCTATACCTGGAGAAATGTTTCAAGTTTCTTTCTATTGTTGTCTTTCCTAACCTTTAATTTCCTTATactcaggtgttttttttttttttttctttcttttttttccctcctaatcccactgctgagcagaagcctaGATCAAATTAAAGACAGCAGAGCAGGCCAGGAAAAGGTCCTACCAGCAGGACTGGATGGGCACCGGTGCTCTCTCTTGGAACCAGATGAGACTGCATGAACGGCCCAGGGTGACTACCTGGAaatcaagttttttgtttgtttgtttttttgaggaactctgCCCTACTAACTTTCCAGCTGGAACTCTGGGGCTTGCCAATTCTACAAGGTCTTTCTGATACTGTTATCTTTCCCTTTACTGATACCATTTGCAGGACTCGCGGTGGAATGATACCTCCAAGCAGTATCTTTACTTCCTGTTTCTCTAATCCTTCCCTCGAAAATTCGCCCCACCCCACCCGGAGACAACAGTTGGTCCTTTGAAGCTTCGGATAACTATCTAGCCCCTCCTACAATCTGCCCCACAAGCTACAAACCCTCAAGTCAGGCACCATCGTAGGTGGTGGGGTAGTGATGGGGAAGACGTGGACGGTGGTCCTATTTCAAAGACAATCATCTGATTCCGTACCCTTCAGGAACCCAAACACTGAGGGGGTAGGGCAGAGGAGATATGCGCTTAGCGGGAAATGATAATCCAATGCTGGCAGTAGGGGCCTCCAGGAGAGGAGAACCCAGAGCTGAAGTACCACCCGTCTTCCAGTGACTGGCGATGGCTTCAAGAGGTGCATCCCAGGTGGAGTAGAGAAGATGAACTGGAGTTAGACAGAGATGGTCGGAGGGATATCTGAGAGAGGACATCACAAAAagcccctctcttcccccagatTAAGTGAAAACTGCCAGAAGTGTGGAGGGTCAAGCAGTTGCTGAAACATCAAGTCTGAGgcatcaagtaaaaaaaaatggaagtagagCGATGGGTTAGGGATGCAGAAGGGGGAGGAGTCAGGTCATGGAGGTCACGTCCCAGTAAGAACTTCAACCTGATCTCAAGATAATGAAAAGCCAAGGGAAAGCTCCAAGCAAGGAAACAGTAGGTGTTGTACTAACCCACCTGAGAGCTCCGTCCACCTGCCATTGCTGCGTTCTGGGAAGCAAAGATCCCTGCAGACTCTGTTCCACCAAATTGTTTGCGTCCAGATTATGAAATGCTTCCAAATTAAGAAAAACTTaagcatttaaattaaaaattagcttCCTAAATATCTGCATATGACCTGTGTAAATACGGAACATATCCAGGAGTCCTTTGTTTCTCACTTACACACAACAGGGTGCCTAAAAtgaagatcatttttctttttctgtgtatttttgtgGTAAACTTAAAAACAgtatatgtggggcgcctggatggctcagtgggttaagcctctgcctttggctcagttcatgatcccagggtcttgggatcgagcctcacattgggctctctgctcgacagggagcctgcttcctcctctctctctgcctgcttctctgcctacttgtgatctctgtcaaataaataaaaaataaaaaatcttaaaaaaaaaaaccaaaatactatAGGTAAAAGGCAagagaggcgcctggctggctcagtcggtaaagcatgtgactcttgatatcggggttgtaagtttgagctccaccttgggtgtaaagattactaaaaaaaaaaatcttggggtgcctggggtgcctttggctcagctcatgatctggcctaggtcctgggatcgagctccgcctggggctccctgctcagccgggagcctgcttctccctctcccactccccctgcttgtgtttctgctctccctagctctctgtcaaataaataaataaaatctttttttttttaaagtaaagaaaaggTCTACTAATTGTAAAGACAAAGTCTTCAAGACACTTCACAGTCATTAGGTTCAAAGTCTCAGCATGTTTGCTTCTCCCCACAGCCTTCAGTAAGAACATTAACTAAAGAACACCTCCCATTTCCACCAGCTCACAGAGGGAAGAGCTAGACCAAAGCCCGTTCGAGATAGGGACGGAGGAAGCTGGCACAGAATGCTGTGCGGGGTTGGCAATCCGTTCAGCAAGGACAACTTCCCGTGACTCCAGCGAGCACAGTGGCCCTGCTAAGCCTCAGCAAGTTCACTgtgttcacacacacagacacacacacacacacacacacacccctagcaCTCCATATTCCTGCTAATCTTATTCCAGCTTAAGGTGGTCAGGTAGAACCTACTTCCACTGTTCTTCCCCGCTCCCCCCCACCCGCTTACCTTACCCCCTTTCTGAGATTCTGCAagaaatttgctttatttatttatttttaaaaagattttatttattactctaGGAGAGCACACCTGAGTGCGTgcgaacaagcagggggaaagagaggggcagaaagatgccacactgagcttggaacctgacccagggctctgagatcgggacctgagctgaaatcaagagttggacacttaactgactgagccctccgccccccaccccaggcacccaGAGAATTTGCTTTAGAtacaggaaaggagaaatgattATTCCCTCCTTTTCTGGTGCAAGCTCAAACTTCAGGTCATACGGATCCAGGATTAGACCCCGGCTTTGCTTGGACATGATGTGTGAAGAGGAGCGTGTCACTTTGGTCTCTCTaagcctctttttcttcctctgtgcatGAGGATAACAGTGATTCTTTCTTATAATTGAAAGAAATGATGTAGAACACACACCTGGAGCAAACTCCATCAACCAAAACAGTATTAGAGATGCCAGCAACAGCATACTGCCATGTGTTTAAACTTTGTAAACAGCAAGAATGAACACTCACTACACTCTGGTAAAGTGCTGGTTTACTATAGCTCCTACAACTCTTTGTGATCTGACAATTTTGTAGCCCATGGGATAGAAAAGGTCTCTGTCCCCAGTCACCTTGCCTGTCCTCGTTCTGCCCTGAGTAGACTTTTGTGACCACCACTCCAATGTGGCTCTAAGGAATGCTGGGTCATTGAGAAAAGAGTCACTGCTATGAATCTACTTTCAACTACGAAGGTAGCTTCAAACCGCTCTCAGATGTGTCCATGATACCAAGACTCCGTGTAGAAGCAGGGAGTTTTTTCACATATACAGCAGGCATTATGGTCTTGTTCACACAGGGCTGACAGCCACAGCCCTGCTGTCACAACAATGGAAACTGGTTTATTGGGACATCACCAGGAACAGGTGCTACAGGTCACACAGGTGTTCTCAGAcaacagacagaaaacagaattttgagaAGAAACTCAGTCCCGAATAAAAGAGGGAAGCTGGTGCTGTTTTCTGCCTTCAGTGGCCTGACAGACCTCAGACCCCTTTCCACATGATCATAAACAATGGAAAAGACTTCGCAGTCTACGAAATCAAGAGACTGCAAAGTGGAATTTCCAATAATCTGTGACTTCGAAATTGAGAATTAACTTTGGACCAACTCCCACTGTTGATCCCCTCTGTGTTCATTTTACCCATTCTCCTTGACAACAAAACATCAGACAGCTCTTGTTGAACCAAGTCGGTTGACACCTGGGTCCTTGGTCAGGTCTTAGGTTAGAGACATTTAACTGAAGAACTAATTTATCAACTTCCAAAGAAGATTCACAGATTCCAAAAACAGCCCGAGCAGCTTTGAGCAATGACTTTGAGGATGAATGGGATACTGTGTGACACGGTCTGAAAGGAACATACCTATTTCAAGTCATAAATTCTAGGATGCTTATTAAAAATCGATTTCAACACGCTGTAGCTGTGCTTATCAAGGACAATGAAAAGCATCCATTCACGAGATTGAGCTAgtatatgtcaattatgcctcaatttaaaacacacacacacacacacaaagactgaGCTACAGGATACACGATCAAAGACAGCTTTGCCAGAGTTCCTGCAGCTTCTAATGCTTCTTAGATCACTATACTGCACACAGTTATAAGTTGGCACTAAGCTGGTCACTAAAAACAACCAgactgaggcgcctgggtggctcagtcattaagtatctgccttcagctcaggtcatgatcccagagtcctgggatccagtccctcattgggctccctgctccgcggggagcctgcttctccctctcccactcccctgcttgtgttccctctctcgctgtctctgtcaaataaataaataaaatattaagaaaaaaaaaaagcaaccagaCTAATAGTTTTCTAAGCATTAAAagttctggtttttgttttttgtgtgtgtgtgtgtgtgtgtgtgtgtgttttttccccaaataatctCCGACGAGTCTGTTCTCTAGAAGCGCTGGATATTAGTGAACTCAGTCCATGAATACAAAAAAATTGGAATGGACATCGGCACATACCTGGAATCCTATTAAGTGTCACCCAGAAATGTTCATCGGGGCTGTAAGTATCTTTCGACCAGTGTAGAAGATCAATGGCCCTTTTGTCGTGGAAGACAAAGTTGACAAACTCTCTGGTCAGGGCCACATAGGCAGTGCCAAAGTAGATGGTCAGCTGATGTGGAGGTGAGCTTTtcaaaatattagtatttttcaCAAAAGAGCCGTCTTTGCCTATGTGCTCCTGGTGCACGAACTTAGTCCGTCCAATGGCGTGAGCTGGGGGCAGCACCCCCGGGGTGATGTTTTTCCCTTTAAAGCTTTTCAGATACCGAACGATCTCCTTGTTGGTCTTCAGGGGGAAGTCTTGCCCACACGTGTTGATGGCGtacttccagggcacctgggacACCACGAGGTCTTTGAGGCAGTTCAGgtcagcctggagcctggagaTCCCCCCATAGACAACCGGCTCCATCTTGGAGGCCAGGAAAGCATTTGGGAAGCAGCTCAGCAACTGCTCTACTGACTTCTTGAATTCAACGGTGGCCTTTTCATCCACGTGAACGCAGTAGACATTCTGGGGCATGTAAACAGCTCGGAAGAGCCTCTGGAAAGTATCAAAGTCCTTATGGATGACCATGACATAAGCCAACGGGAAAGCAGCTTCCTCTTCCGACAGGGGGCTGGTGATGTAGTGATTCTGGGTCAGGTAGTCCTTGCACGGGACGCTCCCCAAAGGTGAGGGCAAGGTCCTCCCCCACAAAAAAGGAGCCTTATCTTCTAAGGCGTAATCACAGGCATGAATTCCGAAGTACTTGTGACTAGAGCCATTCAGCGACCCGAACCTCGCCCGCAGGTGTAACTGGCTGTTATAAAGTATCACAAATAGAAGCGCACTGAAGACCGTGAAAGCAAAAAGGCAGTACCTCCAAAAGTTCATTATTTTCACTTCCCTGGGGAAGGACGCGCTCTCCAGGGACTGAGAAATGACCAGTCCCCGAAACCGCGAGTGGGGAGAGGTTGGACCGATCGCTCTTCCCGGTCTTGAATTCCGACAGGCTTCTCCCGAGGGCTGGAGTCCTTCAGTCCTGATGCACTGTCTGCCCCAGCGCGGCGTCCATCCTCCGGCGGGGGTGCCGGCGGGAGGAGATGCAGCCGGAGCGCGCTCGGCTCTTCCGACCCGGAGGTGCTGAATCCCCAGCCGCTCTCAGCGCCGCGCTCAGCCCGGCCCGGCGCTCGCCGCCCAGCCCCGCCTCTGGGAAACCCTCCTCATTTGCATGCGAAATGCAAGTGGCGGATATAGCAAATTGCGTTCTGGAATGGACTTTCCACGGGGGCTGATTTTCCCTCGCTTCGCCCCGCCCGCCTTCCAAGCCCCGTGCTCCGCTCCGACCTCCCTGCTCTTGGCCGGCTCTCTCCTCGCCTTTTCGGCTCTCTCTTCGCCTTTTCGAGTGAAGAGCTTCTACTTTTTCTGCTTCGCCCCGGCAACCTGCTAGCAGCCCTTGCAAAAGCACAACATTTAGGACTCCTGCCCCTTCGGCTTTATTCGTCTTCCCTCTTTTGCATTTCAGTGTTATTTCTACCTCTGGGCACACAGACACAGGTAAGAAAAAATGCACTTGTACTAGGCGTAAGCGGAAAACTGTCAACGGCGACAAGAGTCTGTGGCCAGGTGGGTGTTCCTGGGTTAAATCAGACAGTCTGATCGTGTTACGTagcatatacatgtgtgtgtaggctatgggaagagggggaaaaaaggattacACTCTTGGAGTATGGGATGAGGGCAGAAGGAACCTAGCAGCGACTTGTAACATTAAAGGGTCAGTGTGGCtgacataaatgaaataaacacaccTTTCAGTTTGCACTGCCAAAGGGAAAGGTGATAGTCATTGTCCCCAGAAAGTTGGTTCCCCTTTCACACAGAGCTTCAGATAACGTGAACTCTTGCCAGTGTGTGGAGTCACTCGCCAGTGGTCTTTCAAAAAGTCTGACATCTTCAGATCTGAGGTCATTTCATACAAATCAAAGAAATCTCCTTCCCACCCAGCCccctcttctcccacttcctcactctgaagaaagaacaaaggcTTCGGGGTTGCTGCAAAATTCCTGGAAGTACCAGTCAGTGTAATtcaggggaggcaggaagggaagcccAGCAGGTCTGGTCACATTACAGAGGGCTTGTCATAGCTCACCTGTGAGGGTGGCTGGAGCACTTAGCAAATGTGAAGGGTGCTGGAGACATAGGAGGGTGGTAAGGACACTCCTGGGGGAAGCAACTCAAGCAGctacaaaagaaaatcaatggtGGCAGCCACAGGTAGCTAAAAGTGGCCTGGTCCCCTCTCAGCCCGCAGTCACCTAGCCATCCTAACTGCCTGGGCACCAGGTGGCTGTTGGAGCAGGTGCCTCTGTTCCGAAAGTGGGGTATAATGCAgcactctccctgcccccttcctatCCCACACCCCTCTTACTCTATGAGCACTTGAAAAGGAGTCCGGCTGGGATTCCTCCCCTACCCCTGTAACCACCACACCAGCATTCGTGGTTACCTCTCAGGGCCCAGCTGGAGTGGACACAGAGCTCCTAGAATGTTCACGAGAACTACAGGACTGTAAGGGGGGATAAGTTTCCACCATGTTCTCAGAAAGCCCCAGAGAGCTCCGCCTTTCACTTTCACGTAAAAGTGGAGTAAAAGTGGATTACTCTAATCCATGGAGCTAATGAATGACAACAGCTTGGCCTGGAGATGATGGATATCGATTTGGAAACAGACTCAAAGATCATCTAACATGaccctttattttacagatgaggaaatgggagcCAAGAAGAATATTTTTTCCCAAGGTCATTCAGCTGGACAGAAGCCAGAAACCTTCACTCTGCAGCTCCCTTGTCCAGATGCTGAAGCCAGTCTATTTGGCTTCTAATCCCTGCTGGTCAGTGACCAGCTGCGAGACCAGGGTAAAGTTATTTAGCCTCTCTTAGCTCCGGGTTCTTCATCtgtgagatggaaaaaaaaatcacagcggTTCCCGTTTCACGCGGTTGTGAAGAACTATAACCGAGATGACTTCTGTTTAGGGTTTGGGTGGACAATCCCGTGTGTTCAATACGCATTACCAGTTACTGTTGTcacttcttttttgaaaaatagccAACATTTCTCACCATGTGAATGACCTGATATTTTGACTTCTGTTCTTAGTAACGGAAAAGAGATACATTTATCCTATTAAGGCTTTCCACCAGGTTGATTTTATTCCcactcttttccttccccatccctAGCCCCCTTTGGCCCAGACAAAAAGCAGAACTACTGCttgaggaagggaagaatggaaTGGTCCATTTGGATGCCTTCACTTGCCCCTCATTCTAGTTAGAACTACACCCTTTTCTGCAAAATACATCCTTGGCCAGACTTgtggagagcaggaggggaagtgccaaaggggagagaggggaggcacaAGGGCTCTCTCTCCTCACAGGTTCTGTGGGTTCTTCCCTCTTTTTGCCCTGAGCCTTGGCCCCACAAGTGGGATCGCTGCTGGAATGCCCACCCAAAACAAACTCAACCAATCTTTAATCAGGATTTAGTCAAAGCAGATtgcaaatgggggggggggagtggtgCAAGGTGATTTACAGTTCAAAACACTAGTACCCCCAGAAACCCTTCTGTGGTCTGTCCTGCCTTACTTACAGTTGCTTAGATGAACAACCAGACGTGAAAATGGGATGCCTGCTAAGCGCTTAGCCCAGCGGGTAGGTTTGTTTTGCTTGGTATCTGTGGCAACTGAACAGGCATTTTCTTCTAGCAGATCGCTGGGCGGGCTGAGCTAGTAACTTCCAACCAGTATGTTATTTCTGCTCTGTTCATTCTAGCTGGCTTCACATACTGAAAACTGTCATCACGTGGACATTCGGTATCCCAATCCCTGCCTCTCTCGGTCCCGGGATCATCTTTAACATCACCAACAAGGGGACAGCACTGGACAGCCGTTTGCCACACACCATCAACTTAGCTCAATGTGAGAGCAAAAGGTGGGGCTCTCTGGGGCTTTCTGAGAACATGGTGGGAACCTTCCCCCGCTTACAGTCCTGTAGTTCTCATGAACATTCTAGGAGCTCTGTGTCCACTCCAGCTGGGCCCTGAGAGGTAACTGCAAATGCTGTTGCGGTGGTcacaggggcaggggaggaatcCGGCCTGACTCCTTTCTAAGTGCTCATAGTTCTCCTTGACCTCAGATCACTCCTCCTAGCTTAACTTTTGCTACCGAATCAAGGCGATGCTTTCTGATGGATCCCCTCATCTCCACCAAGGGTACACCAGTTGCTGTCAGTCTGGCAACCTGAAACACCTGGGCTGCACGGGAGACTCAGAAAATGAACAAGATCTCCCAGCAACCAGAACAACGACCACAAGGCTGTGGACTGGACTCACACATTGGAACGTGTTGAGGATGGCAAATGTAAGAAGGAAGTGAAGCtggtggaggaagggaaagaCCGGGCTGGTAAGTTCACGAGTGGCAGCGAACACTAGGCCAAGGGGCCATGGACATAGAGGGAGAGTGGCGACCACAGGGAAGAGCCTGGGTCCCACTTAAAGAAATCAGCTCCCTCTCAGCACCGGCTATTCATACCATGCTGGTCACAGGGCCAGGATGCCAGCTCCTCAGATATTTTAAGAGAAGTGAGAAagctgagatatatatatatatatatatatatatatatatatcccaaacCCTTTAAATGTTACCGAGTCACTAACACATTTGTAAGACACAAGTGTATGCATGCATTTGCACCCCCAGAGACTGCATTTGGCCCTAAGGATGCCAGTGTATCATCTTTGCTTTAAGCATTGAAGGTCATGTACTTTGAAACTCTCTTGAGACTTAGCCTATGGACTCTTACTTTCGAAGACACAATCGTAACAATCAGACTCAGAACTGAACAGATAAGAGGTCACGGATTAAAAGAGGGATGTAGCCCTGGGGGATTGGGACACCCTGTTGTCAGCAAGAAGCGATGGACAGAGGATGAAGTGGAAGGTGCCAGAAAAACTATGGGAGCAGAGCAGTGCACGATCATTCAATGGAAGGATGGCTGGCATTCATACAGCTCAGTGACCATTTTACTACTGTAGATCAGGACCTCCAGCATTTGTAAATTATCAACTAAGTTCATGTCACTGTGAAAAGGCTTGACAACCGTAAAGATCACTGCAAACATTGGGCCAACCAGACCTTGAAAACAAGCAGAGTGCTAACATTTAGGAATAACATAACAggaatataaatgtatttgtctTATGCATACAAGCTTCAGATgctatttaaaaagtcatctattgggggtgcctgggtggctcagtgggttaagcgtctgccttcagctcaggacatgatcacagggttctggaatcgagtcccatgtcgggctccttgctcagtgggggtctgcttctccctctcgctctgtctccctctgcttgagctccctctctctctctcaaataaataaataatgtctttttttttaattaatatttatttaaatttctatcatgttttgtagtttttaaaagaaggattttatttatctatttgagagaaaatgagaggaagagagagaatgagagtgcatagagggagagggagaagcaggatccctgctgagcagggagcccactatggggctggatgccaggaccctgagatcaataaataatgtctttaaaaaataaaaagtcacttgtgaaatgtttattcagaatccttttctttttttaagattttatttatttacttgacagagatcgcaagtaggcagagagcaggcagagagaaagagagaggaggaaacaggctccccatggagcagagagcctgatgtgggggttgatcccaggaacctgggatcatgacctgagctgaaggcagaggctttaacc
Coding sequences:
- the GCNT2 gene encoding N-acetyllactosaminide beta-1,6-N-acetylglucosaminyl-transferase isoform X4, coding for MNFWRYCLFAFTVFSALLFVILYNSQLHLRARFGSLNGSSHKYFGIHACDYALEDKAPFLWGRTLPSPLGSVPCKDYLTQNHYITSPLSEEEAAFPLAYVMVIHKDFDTFQRLFRAVYMPQNVYCVHVDEKATVEFKKSVEQLLSCFPNAFLASKMEPVVYGGISRLQADLNCLKDLVVSQVPWKYAINTCGQDFPLKTNKEIVRYLKSFKGKNITPGVLPPAHAIGRTKFVHQEHIGKDGSFVKNTNILKSSPPHQLTIYFGTAYVALTREFVNFVFHDKRAIDLLHWSKDTYSPDEHFWVTLNRIPGRYVHGICIYGNGDLKWLINSPSLFANKFELTTYPLTVECLELRLRERTLNQSETVIQPSWYF
- the GCNT2 gene encoding N-acetyllactosaminide beta-1,6-N-acetylglucosaminyl-transferase isoform X1, with product MNFWRYCLFAFTVFSALLFVILYNSQLHLRARFGSLNGSSHKYFGIHACDYALEDKAPFLWGRTLPSPLGSVPCKDYLTQNHYITSPLSEEEAAFPLAYVMVIHKDFDTFQRLFRAVYMPQNVYCVHVDEKATVEFKKSVEQLLSCFPNAFLASKMEPVVYGGISRLQADLNCLKDLVVSQVPWKYAINTCGQDFPLKTNKEIVRYLKSFKGKNITPGVLPPAHAIGRTKFVHQEHIGKDGSFVKNTNILKSSPPHQLTIYFGTAYVALTREFVNFVFHDKRAIDLLHWSKDTYSPDEHFWVTLNRIPGVPGSMPNASWTGNLRAIKWMDMEDKHGGCHGRYVHGICIYGNGDLKWLINSPSLFANKFELTTYPLTVECLELRLRERTLNQSETVIQPSWYF